DNA from Jeotgalibacillus haloalkalitolerans:
CAGTCCTGCCGGATTGATGGTACCCCGATTGAAAAGATTGTTGCCGCTTCAAGACGGCTCTATTTCTGTCCAACCTGTCAAAGGATTGAGGATACACATTGAAAAAACTCATTTTATTCGTATTGATTGCAGGGATCGGCGGCTGGCTGATCTATAAAGAGCTGGAACATCGCGAGGAATTACGCAGCCGCCCTTTACCTCAGGGGCTACATCCCACTGTAAAAGAAAAAAGTGATGAATTAGTTCAAATGGCGTCTGAACAGGACATTCAAATCATTATTACAGATGGCTTCAGATCCTTTGAAGAACAGGATGACATATACGCACAGGGCAGAACCCGGGAAGGCAACATCGTCTCTTATGCACAAGGCGGCGAGTCTTATCATAACTACGGCCTCGCCATCGACTTTGCACTTCAGACTGAGGATGACGTGATCTGGGACCTGGAATATGACGGAAACGGAAATGGCGAATCTGACTGGATGGAAGTTGTAGACATCGCGAAAGAACTGGGCTTTACCTGGGGCGGCGACTTCAGAGGCTTCAAGGATTACCCCCACTTCGAAATGCGATTTGGTCTATCCATCCGCGAATTAAAGCGTGGCGAACGGCCGAAGGAAGGACCGGTTGTTTATTAAAAGAAAAGCGGAAGGCGCTTGGTCAGCTCCGACAGGCATAAGACGCGGAGCGGAAAACGGGCGATCTTGCCGTTTACCGATGCGTGGCTTATGTCCCGAGGAGCTAGCGCCTGAAGCTGGACATGGTGGAAAAGCGGAAGGCGCTTGGTCAGCCGACAGGCATAAGACGCGGAGCGGGCGGCGTCTGAATAATTAAAAAGGTGAGTGAATTAATCTAAAAGGTGATAGATAAAATTACAAAGATGAGCGATATATCGATGGGTTACAGACAAACGTTTAATTAATAAAAAAGATGACGTAATTATTCTAAAAGGTGTCAGATAAAAACATAAAGGTGAGCGAAATAATCGCCCAGTCTCACATCAAAAAACGAACGCAGCAGACTATTTCAAAGTTAGACATAGTCCGCCTCACAAACAGATCGAGCCGGCGCAGAGCCACATGTCAGCAAATCCCCTGCAATCGCCACCTTCATCAAACATCAAAAACCATCAAACAGAAAAAGCGGTAATTCCACCAATCGGAATTACCGCTTTTTTTCAACTCACAATCGCAAGAACTTCATCAATGCTGCCGATCTGATAATCTGCCCGAGCAGCTTCTTCAGCTGTGCCAAATCCATATGTACAGTAAATCACAGGAATATCGTGATCCTTTGCAGCTTCTATATCAGAATAACGATCTCCTACCAGATACGCTTCTGACTTGCCAAATTTTTCAAAATGCACAGCCAGTACTTCACTTTTCTTTTCACCATAAATTGTGCCGAGGCATAACGGCTCTGAGAAATATTGTCTGATATCCTGCGAATCCAGAATCATATCAAGGTAATGCGTTCCGCAGTTTGAAGCGGTCGACAATGTATGACCATCCTGCTTCAGCTGCTGAAGTGTTTCTTTCACGCCGGGAAATAGAAGGTCTTTTCCTTTCACCAGCTGATCAAGAAATTCGCTTCTCCGCCTTCTGATAATTGTGATTTCCTGGGGAGAAGCGTCCGGTACAACCTTTGCCCAGAAGTCATTACCGGTGAGTCCATATGCAGCCTGCAGTGTTTCTTTGGTCGGCTCCTGAATATGCGGCATATCTTCTACTGCCAGATGTAATGCCTGAAGTAAATAGTCAGTTGAATCGATGATCGTGCCATCAAGATCAAATAATATCAGTGCCACATTCTTGTCCTCCTGTTAGATGCATTTTTTATTATTATTGCATACTTTTGCTAAGAAGGAAAAAAATGAGTGAATGTTCACAATACTTTCCGATTCTGACTAATGTTTTTATTTACATTGCTCGATTCCGGGCCTTTTTGTTTTTTCCAGCCGGTTGAAGTAATCTCTGATGAGGTCTTCATCTGAGTGAGGAATATATTCACCCTTTACGATTTGAGCGCCGTTAATACAGCCGCTTGTCAGCAGAATCAAATCCCCTTCTTCAGACTGGGAAAGTGCTTTTAAGACCCCTTCTTTTCTGGTCAGTGAAGTTAAAATCGACTGATCATACGGCTTTTTAAAACCGGTCATGACCTGATCTACTACTTTTTTCGGATCATGATCTCCCGGGTGATCTACCGTTACAACAATTTGGTCAGCCTGTCCTTCTGCGGTCTCTGCCATTTTCGGCATTTTATTAAAGTCACGAATGCCGATCCCCGCAATCATTGCGATCAGCTTATTGTGCGGCAGCTTTTTAGCTTCGGCAAGCAGGCTGTTTAAAGCAACAGGCGTATGTGCATAGTCAATAATAATTTTTCTTCCTCCATACTCTTCAATTACCTGAAAGCGTCCTTTTGGATTCTCAATATTTTTCAATACCGGAATTACCTGATCCAATTCAAGGCCGTGATGAAGTGCTGTGCCGATCGCGCTTAACAGATTATGCACGTTGTAGTTGCCGTAGACAGAGGAATTAACGAGATAAGACTGTCCGCCTACAATCAGCTCAAACATCGTGCCTTCTTCAGACACATGACAATTATCGGCAATCAGATCGGCTCCTGAATGGCGGTCGAGGCTATAAGTGATCAGATCGCCTTTGAAGCGTGCTGTCAGCTCTCTTCCCATTTCATCATCAATATTCACAACCGCTGTATGCGCCTGATCAAACAGCTTCATTTTCGCCTCTTTGTAATGGGCAAATGTTTTATGGTATTCGAGATGTTCAGTTGAAATATTTGTGTGGATTGCTGTATCAAACTGGATTCCTGCTACTCTTTTCTGATCAATGGCAATGGAGGAGACCTCCATGACGACTGCTTCATCCTGCTTTTTAACAAGCTCATTGAAAATGGCATGCAGATCTGAAGCTTCTGGCGTCGTTGGCGTACTTTTTTTGTATACAATTTCTTCCTGCGAAGAATAGATACCGTTTGTACCAATCGAACCGGTCCTGATTCCGCATTGTGTCAGCAATGATTTAACAAACGCAGCAACCGTTGTTTTTCCATTTGTACCGGTGACACCAATCGTCCTGATTTTGCGGTCAGGCTGCCCGTAAAAGGAAATAGCAAACTGAGCGAGTACTTCACGGTCATCTGCGACTGTTGCAAACGAGCAGTGCGGATGTCGTAAAGCAGCCTCTTCAATCTGCTCTTTGTCCGTTCCTATCACAACGGTGGCACCATTTGTAATGGCTTCTTCTATATAATCGTGACCATCTGAGTTTTCTCCCTGCAGACAGATAAATACACTATCCTTTATTGCCTGCCTGGAATCATATGCAATATGACTTACCTGCTTCACCGGATCGTTATAATAAGCGGTAATAAACTCTAATTCGTCTAAATGAATAAGCATGTGTCATCCCCTGTCTCTTTTTTCTGATACCTATCCTTTCCCCTAAATTCGACAGAAAATGCATGTTTGCTTATATTTAGTTCAATGGATGCGCAAGCTGTAAAAATTTTTATCCATTATCACACTCGCATACCATCAGTACATTTCCATCAGGATCTTCAAACGTGAAAAACTCCCCAAATTCAACTTCACCTATATTATCTGCTTCGAAGTCCTGGACATACGCATAACTCTCCTGAATGTCAGTAGTATTAAAGTGAAATAATGGTGCACGGTGCTTCCGGTGCTTTTTGTATATCTTCTGATCCAGCACAAGATTGTGACCATCCTGCAGCCTCAGTACATACAGGTGACCATTTACAATTTCTTCTGTTGGTTCAATGTTTAGCAGTCCGCAATACCAGTCTCTCGCTGTTTCAACGTCTTTTACCGGGATAAATGTAGCGCCAATCTTAGGCTGAATTGGATGATTCATTCAGGTTCCTCCTTAAAGTGTGTTAATACCCATTTCCTTACAAACACCTGATTCTCCTGCACATCTGTTCAATTTCCGGGAAGTGTTTTAAGATAGAGAAAAAAGTGATATTCCGGAGGGTATTATGACAGTCATCAGAAAAGCAAGTGAAGCCGATATTCCGGCGATGAACGATATTTATAACCAGGCGGTACTGGAAACCGTCGCGACATTTGATTTAAATCCACATACGATTGAACAGCGGACAGACTGGTTCAGCCGTTATCAGGGCCGCTACCCACTTTTTGCAGCAGAGATTGATGGAGAGGTTGCCGGCTATGGAAGTCTGAGCCCGTTTCGCGATAAAGAAGCCTATAAAGATACAGTTGAACTTTCCATCTATTTATCTCCCCGCTTTCAGGGCAATGGGTTAGGTAAAAAAATGATGAATGTGTTAATTGAGGATGCAAAAGCACGCGGTTTTCATACGATCATCAGCGGGATCACAGGGGGAAATGAAGTCAGTGTCCGTCTGCACGAACGATTCGGGTTTGAATTTGTAGGGAATTTTAAAGAGGTTGGCTTTAAGTTCGGTGAGTTGCAGGATGTGCATTTTTATCAGTTGATTTTAAAATGAAGGTTGCTTGCTGCATGCAGCGGCAGCAGTGCGGCTGTTATGACGGGGAATGCAGCCGTTAACTCGGTCACCTTTCAAGTTTTATCTATCAGGTCCTGTGATGATTGCGACACTTCTTAATTGAATTCGCACCATCTCAAGGCAGACAGCGGGAATTCCTGCACCAATTCAAGTAAATCTATCACCCTTCAGATGAATTCCATCATCTCCAGCCATATTTGTGCACGGGCGGCTCCACCCGGCTCAGCCCGTTTAAAAAAGCGGAAGCCCGGCGCCTCCGCTTTTTAACCTTTATAAATCCAGTTTGACACCATACATCTCAAACCAGTCATCAAGCTGTACCAGATACGCAATCAGCTGTGGTCCTTTCATCAGCTGTCCGAACCATGGGACTTTGAATGAAGCGCCGTCTGTCCGGATCAGCTCCTCAAGTTTCCCGCGCTCGAACAGTTCAGGCAGAACAGAGCTGCTTTCTTCAATCCTGCTCCCCAGCATTTGCTTAACGGCTTCTGTATAAGCGGGATGGTACGTTTTTGGATAAGGGCTTTTTTTGCGGTACAGCACCTCATCAGGCAATAATCCCTCAAGCGCTTTTCGCAAAATGCCTTTTTCCTTGCCGCCAAGCTGCTTCGTTCTCCATGGAATGTTCCACGCATATTCAACGATTCTGTGATCTGCAAATGGGACGCGCACTTCAAGGCCTGCTGCCATGCTCATGCGGTCTTTGCGGTCTAAAAGGGTGGTCATAAAGCTGACCATATTCAGATAAGCCATTTCCCTGCGCTTTTGTGTCAACGGCGGTTCTCCATCCTGCTGAGGCGTTTCCGCCCGGATTGCCCGGCTCTGCTCAAGAAGATATTGATTCAGCTCAAGCTTTTTGTGCCATTCAGGCAGCATGAATGCCTCTCTTTCTTTGACGGAAGTAATCCACGGGAAACCCTCCTGTGTGAGAAGCTTCTCCTGCTGAAACCACGGATATCCGCCAAAGATCTCGTCTGCACATTCCCCGCTCAGCGCAACGGTGAAATCCTTTTTGATATGCTCACAAAACCATAATAATGATGAATCGATGTCGGCCATTCCCGGAAGATCACGGGCACGTACTGCATCCTTCAGCCGGGACGCAAGCTCAGCCTGAGAGATGATGTGATCATGATGAATAGAAGAAAGGTGTGAGGACATTTTCTGAATCCACGGGCCATCGTCACTCGGCTTAAAAAGGTCAGGCTGGTAATGCAGGTCATTTTCTTCATATCCAATTGAACACGTATGAAGCTTTTCATTCAGACGCATCGCCGCGGCAGCACTGATCGCACTTGAGTCCACACCACCTGATAAAAATGTACAGATCGGCTTATCCGAGACCAGCTGCCTGCTGACGGTATCTTCAAAAAGCTCCCGCAGATACACGGCTGTCTCCTGCTCAGTGTGCGGATGATTCGCGCTTTTCACATTCCAGTACCGCCACTTTTTCAAGCCGGATCTGGTGTATTTGAAGGCATGCGCAGGTCTGAGCTCATCGATTCCTTTAAAGACACCACTGCCCGGCTTGCGCGATGGCCCCATACTTAATAATTCCTGCAGCCCCTCACGCGTGATACGCGCCTGCTGATCAGGATGCGCCAGAATTGCCTTCAGCTCTGAGCCAAAAATCAGCTCTCCTTCTTTTTCTGCATAAAAAAACGGCTTCACCCCAAGTCTGTCACGTGCACCAAAGCACTCTTCACGCTTGTGATCCCAAACCGCAAATGCAAATATTCCATTAAATCGTTCCGGACATTCCTCTCTCCATTCAATATACGAACGGAGCACAACCTCTGTATCAGATCTTGAAATAAATAAATGTCCCTTCTTTTTTAATTCATCTCTGATTTCATCTGTATTGTATAGCTCACCATTGTAAACTAACGTATACTCTCCCGAATCCGTTCTGATATTCATTGGCTGTGCGCCGCCTGCAGGATCTATTACCGTCAGGCGGGTATGCCCAAACAATGCGTGATGCATTGCTTTAATACCGAAAGCATCAGGTCCCCTTTTATCAAGGGTACTGACCATTTTTTCGATTGTTTGCCATTCACTTGTCAGCGGACGCTTCCAGCTGATCCAGCCAGTAATTCCACACATATACTGCCACCGCCTTTCACCAGGCATTATATGCACAGAAATATCTGATTAGAACGTATAGCGCGCGACCTGCTCCCCTTCAATGAATAAGCCCTCCTGCTCTTTAAACCCCATACTCTGGTACAGCGCTCCTGCAAATGTATTTTCAGGCTCATAAGACAGCGTAAGCGTTGTATGACGGTCTTCTTTATGCTGTCTGATATCTTCAATTACACATTCAATTGCCGCTTTTCCATACCCTTTCCCCTGATGCTTTTCATCAATCATCATTCTGTACATCCAGTATTCCCCGTCATCTTCATCAATTCCGTACAATGTGAATCCGACCATTTTATCATCCGCATAGATCCCCTGTGCATGAAAACCGGGAAGAAAATTCAGCTGTGCAAGTGAAACCGCATTTGAGGCAACAAAGTTTTGCTGATCCTCTCTTACTTTGAGACTGATTGCCTTAAGCCAGTTGTCTTTATCGATTCTTTTTAGATAGACCATTTCATTTCCCCTTTTTATAAACCTTCATCAGTTCTTCAACAGATATACCGTCAATTGTCATACCGGCTATATTGCAATTTTCAAGCGCTACACCAGACATATCTGAGGTTCTGAAAACAGAGCTGCTGAGATCAGCAAACCAGAACGTGGCATTTTGCACGGTAGAATCTGCAACAAGGCTGTCAGATAAATTGACATTTTGCATTTTTGTCTGCTGCATGGCTGCATTGGAAATATGTAATGACCTTATATTTGCATCTGTCACTTTAACTCCCCTTGCTTGTACTGATATCAATTCAGCACTAGTGTAATCCTGGTCCTGTCTGCGGGTATTTTCAG
Protein-coding regions in this window:
- a CDS encoding M15 family metallopeptidase, which gives rise to MKKLILFVLIAGIGGWLIYKELEHREELRSRPLPQGLHPTVKEKSDELVQMASEQDIQIIITDGFRSFEEQDDIYAQGRTREGNIVSYAQGGESYHNYGLAIDFALQTEDDVIWDLEYDGNGNGESDWMEVVDIAKELGFTWGGDFRGFKDYPHFEMRFGLSIRELKRGERPKEGPVVY
- a CDS encoding HAD family hydrolase → MALILFDLDGTIIDSTDYLLQALHLAVEDMPHIQEPTKETLQAAYGLTGNDFWAKVVPDASPQEITIIRRRRSEFLDQLVKGKDLLFPGVKETLQQLKQDGHTLSTASNCGTHYLDMILDSQDIRQYFSEPLCLGTIYGEKKSEVLAVHFEKFGKSEAYLVGDRYSDIEAAKDHDIPVIYCTYGFGTAEEAARADYQIGSIDEVLAIVS
- a CDS encoding UDP-N-acetylmuramoyl-L-alanyl-D-glutamate--2,6-diaminopimelate ligase: MLIHLDELEFITAYYNDPVKQVSHIAYDSRQAIKDSVFICLQGENSDGHDYIEEAITNGATVVIGTDKEQIEEAALRHPHCSFATVADDREVLAQFAISFYGQPDRKIRTIGVTGTNGKTTVAAFVKSLLTQCGIRTGSIGTNGIYSSQEEIVYKKSTPTTPEASDLHAIFNELVKKQDEAVVMEVSSIAIDQKRVAGIQFDTAIHTNISTEHLEYHKTFAHYKEAKMKLFDQAHTAVVNIDDEMGRELTARFKGDLITYSLDRHSGADLIADNCHVSEEGTMFELIVGGQSYLVNSSVYGNYNVHNLLSAIGTALHHGLELDQVIPVLKNIENPKGRFQVIEEYGGRKIIIDYAHTPVALNSLLAEAKKLPHNKLIAMIAGIGIRDFNKMPKMAETAEGQADQIVVTVDHPGDHDPKKVVDQVMTGFKKPYDQSILTSLTRKEGVLKALSQSEEGDLILLTSGCINGAQIVKGEYIPHSDEDLIRDYFNRLEKTKRPGIEQCK
- a CDS encoding VOC family protein — encoded protein: MNHPIQPKIGATFIPVKDVETARDWYCGLLNIEPTEEIVNGHLYVLRLQDGHNLVLDQKIYKKHRKHRAPLFHFNTTDIQESYAYVQDFEADNIGEVEFGEFFTFEDPDGNVLMVCECDNG
- a CDS encoding GNAT family N-acetyltransferase, whose translation is MTVIRKASEADIPAMNDIYNQAVLETVATFDLNPHTIEQRTDWFSRYQGRYPLFAAEIDGEVAGYGSLSPFRDKEAYKDTVELSIYLSPRFQGNGLGKKMMNVLIEDAKARGFHTIISGITGGNEVSVRLHERFGFEFVGNFKEVGFKFGELQDVHFYQLILK
- the asnB gene encoding asparagine synthase (glutamine-hydrolyzing), translating into MCGITGWISWKRPLTSEWQTIEKMVSTLDKRGPDAFGIKAMHHALFGHTRLTVIDPAGGAQPMNIRTDSGEYTLVYNGELYNTDEIRDELKKKGHLFISRSDTEVVLRSYIEWREECPERFNGIFAFAVWDHKREECFGARDRLGVKPFFYAEKEGELIFGSELKAILAHPDQQARITREGLQELLSMGPSRKPGSGVFKGIDELRPAHAFKYTRSGLKKWRYWNVKSANHPHTEQETAVYLRELFEDTVSRQLVSDKPICTFLSGGVDSSAISAAAAMRLNEKLHTCSIGYEENDLHYQPDLFKPSDDGPWIQKMSSHLSSIHHDHIISQAELASRLKDAVRARDLPGMADIDSSLLWFCEHIKKDFTVALSGECADEIFGGYPWFQQEKLLTQEGFPWITSVKEREAFMLPEWHKKLELNQYLLEQSRAIRAETPQQDGEPPLTQKRREMAYLNMVSFMTTLLDRKDRMSMAAGLEVRVPFADHRIVEYAWNIPWRTKQLGGKEKGILRKALEGLLPDEVLYRKKSPYPKTYHPAYTEAVKQMLGSRIEESSSVLPELFERGKLEELIRTDGASFKVPWFGQLMKGPQLIAYLVQLDDWFEMYGVKLDL
- a CDS encoding GNAT family N-acetyltransferase, coding for MVYLKRIDKDNWLKAISLKVREDQQNFVASNAVSLAQLNFLPGFHAQGIYADDKMVGFTLYGIDEDDGEYWMYRMMIDEKHQGKGYGKAAIECVIEDIRQHKEDRHTTLTLSYEPENTFAGALYQSMGFKEQEGLFIEGEQVARYTF